A single region of the Leptothrix cholodnii SP-6 genome encodes:
- a CDS encoding PelD GGDEF domain-containing protein — MTVASLRTLWQRAVPVMREALLARNAEGERPFWMLGEVPVLTLVVLVGGLLVSPQDPLFTHASVPWSWVAPVLLALRYGVLSGLASMALLLAAWALLMPAAEPLPAQVFIGGLLLTMVCGEFSGSWRGRVDRLAEANSYLEDRIERVTGRLFTVQRSHDLLQQELLQRPTTLRHSLDGLERRALVAEQSVATAAQAFLDHLAASCQLEDAQVIAYDEQAGRPGAVLAQLGEATAVEFDDPLVQYALSREGLAHVQVGLPDGPLSTRYLVVAPLRIGRQQLPALLVVARMPFLALHDETLQMIAVLCSAFSSAAQVSEAVAAVLAQVGHCPLRLAEELGRLDRIAREHAIVSQLVLLRFDDPARSEEQVNMAQRRARAPDVNWAFADEAGRHRLLTLMPLASAAAVEGYLARFTEMVVGRYRAEVAAPSLAGLNIGVRVLTLGGERPLGEALRLLIADEETT; from the coding sequence GTGACCGTGGCCTCGCTGCGCACGCTGTGGCAGCGTGCCGTCCCGGTGATGCGCGAGGCCCTGCTGGCGCGCAACGCCGAGGGCGAGCGGCCGTTCTGGATGCTCGGCGAAGTGCCGGTGCTGACGCTGGTCGTGCTCGTCGGTGGCCTGCTCGTCAGCCCGCAGGATCCGCTGTTCACCCACGCCAGCGTGCCGTGGAGCTGGGTCGCGCCGGTGCTGCTGGCGCTGCGTTACGGCGTGCTCAGCGGCCTGGCGTCGATGGCGCTGCTGCTGGCGGCGTGGGCGCTGCTGATGCCCGCGGCCGAGCCGCTGCCGGCGCAGGTCTTCATCGGCGGGCTGCTGCTGACGATGGTCTGCGGCGAGTTCAGCGGCAGCTGGCGCGGCCGGGTCGACCGGCTGGCCGAGGCCAACAGCTACCTCGAGGACCGCATCGAGCGCGTCACCGGCCGGCTGTTCACGGTGCAGCGATCGCACGACCTGCTGCAGCAGGAGCTGCTGCAGCGCCCGACCACCTTGCGCCACTCGCTCGACGGCCTGGAGCGGCGCGCGCTGGTGGCCGAGCAGTCGGTGGCGACGGCAGCGCAGGCCTTTCTCGACCACCTGGCGGCGAGCTGCCAGCTCGAGGATGCGCAGGTCATCGCCTACGACGAGCAGGCCGGCCGCCCCGGCGCCGTGCTGGCGCAGCTGGGCGAGGCCACCGCGGTCGAGTTCGACGACCCGCTGGTGCAGTACGCGCTCAGCCGCGAGGGGCTCGCGCACGTGCAGGTCGGCCTGCCCGACGGGCCGCTGTCGACCCGCTACCTGGTGGTCGCGCCGCTGCGCATCGGCCGCCAGCAGCTGCCGGCGCTGCTGGTGGTGGCGCGCATGCCCTTCCTGGCGCTGCACGACGAGACGCTGCAGATGATCGCGGTGCTGTGCTCGGCGTTCTCGTCGGCGGCGCAGGTCAGCGAGGCGGTGGCGGCGGTGCTGGCGCAGGTCGGCCACTGCCCGCTGCGGCTGGCCGAGGAGCTCGGCCGGCTCGACCGCATCGCCCGCGAGCATGCGATCGTCAGCCAGCTGGTGCTGCTGCGCTTCGACGACCCGGCACGCAGCGAGGAGCAGGTCAACATGGCGCAGCGCCGCGCCCGCGCGCCCGACGTCAACTGGGCCTTTGCCGACGAGGCCGGCCGCCACCGGCTGCTGACGCTGATGCCGCTGGCGAGCGCGGCGGCGGTCGAGGGCTACCTGGCCCGCTTCACCGAGATGGTGGTCGGGCGCTACCGCGCCGAGGTCGCCGCGCCCAGCCTGGCCGGCCTGAACATCGGCGTGCGGGTGCTCACGCTCGGCGGCGAGCGCCCGCTCGGCGAGGCGCTGCGGCTGCTGATCGCCGACGAGGAGACGACGTGA